Genomic DNA from Melospiza georgiana isolate bMelGeo1 chromosome 3, bMelGeo1.pri, whole genome shotgun sequence:
TGTAAATCACTGCAATGTTTAGAGTTCCTGCAATGGCGGTTACACATATTGCCAGGGAAAAAATAGTCTTGATCCTACCTGATTCACAAAAGCATCTTGGATTGTGGTTCTGCTTGCTCTGCTGATGTCTGTGCCCTTTGCATCTTTACTTCTGTCACTGAGTTAACCAGGAGGCTCTACATGGACTTGCAGCCTCTGGTGATGCCTGTCTCATTTCTTGGAAGTGAGATGTACTTGCTTCTTCTGGATAAAGCTGAGATATTAATGCTGAGCTTTCAATTGACACATGGGTCCAACAGCCTGAATCTTCCATTCCTGGCCcagcaaaagggaaaatatgCTCCTTCCTGGCTGGTTTCAGACAGCTGTGACTACCAAGGGTACTGGAGCACTGCCTTTTTGTAGCATTGTCCCCAGCCATATTCATGTTTCTGCAAATAGAAAGGGTGTGCAAGTGTTATTGAGTTCTGCTTCTGCTCATCAATGCTTTCCATGGCAAAAGCATTTTTAACACTTTCACTTCTCAGTCATAAAGACTTGGAATGTGACTCAGAGTGGTTTTCCatactgtgccagcacagggcagcccttCCCATTGACTTCTGGCACCTGTCATGTGccagcttctccaggctgggcacatcCTGCATCTGTGCccatgggctgtgcagggtggtTGTGCTGATGGACaccctgtcccctgcagtgccagctgagTGGGGCTGGTGCACAGGAGTGGGATTCTGTGCTGTCTGTCACATTTTCATGGGGATGGAAGGAGGGATCTGCAATGTGATTCACTGGGACTGTGGTGTTTTATGTGGTGATTTTTGCAAGGTGCTGGATTTTGCCTGCTGAGTCTTGTGGCATGTGAGATTGGGAGGGATAGATGTTGCACAAGATGTAGGGTATGAGATGGATCTTCCAGGGCTTTCCTGCAAAAGGGGTTGGGATTGTCATGCTAAAGGATGAAGATCATGAAGAGCAGCAGGGGAAGAAGGGATGTGTGGCTTTTTGTCCTTTCAAGGTCTCTCCCAGGGGAGATGTGTCCAGAAGAGATGCTTACAATCTGCCTTTGGACCTGAGCTGCTGGTAGAAGTGACCAGTTCAGGTTCTGCTCCATTCTGCATGTTTCACCTGCTCTGGTGAGTTGacctcaggagcagctggatgcccaCCCAGCTGTTCCTTCACTGTCACCCATAAATGGGGTGGAAAATAGGATGGAAAGCTGATGGATcaagaaaaatacagtgaaatcACTAACCAGTTACTGTCACAGATGAAACAGACTTGATGTgcagaaaatgaatttatttacCTACTAAAAGTACAATAGGATGATgagaaataaacacaaactAGAACCCACCGCCTCCACCACCCTTTCATCTGAAGCTCAACTTCCCTCCTtcatctccagctcctccacctcctcttccacagcagcacagggggaaggaaaatgaaattgcaGTCAGTTCACAGTGAGTTGTCTCCTCCACTCCCTTTTCATGCTGTTTCCCTGATCCAGAACAAAACTTGGGTGTTTCACTGAGCCAGTGTGCACAGGAAAAGCCAACCTCATCTCCAGGTGAGAGCAGGCCAGGAGAGCAGTCCCACAGAGCAGGCAATCCTGTCCTTGCAGGCAGTGGGGCACAGAGGACACgcagggctgcagtgggcagggggctctgcagcccctgagctcccTGGGGCCGTTCCTGCCTCGGTCTTTGTGGCTCAGTGACCACCTCTGGGGAGTGACAGGGCTCAGCGTGTTCACACTGAGCTATCAGCCACTGCCAGGCACTCATACAGCCCATAATATATCACACAGAAGGAAAGGTAAACCAAAATACAGAGAAACCCTGCAGTTGATTTCCATTGTTTCCATCAGAAAATGCCAGAGCATTTGGTGGCCAGTTTGCAGTATTTTAACTACCCTTTTACGGCCAGCCCCTGTACCAGGTCTAAATAACTTTGTTACTGACAATAATTAAACTCAAATAATTATCTACATGAAATTATAATTGAAAATATATGGTGTAAGTcacattaatttatttcatagtatttgaattatatatttttaatatcagtGATGAGAACATTTGTATCATGTACAATGCTTGGAAAGTTGCACTAGAGATTAAACTACTTGTTTTCTATAATGTAGTATTACCATTTTGCATGAGCTCCAGATTTTATTACAGTCCCTAACTCATGCAAACCTTGCATTTTACACTTCTTTCTAAGGGAAGAATCTTTAGCAGTGCCTTTTCTAATTTGGGGTTGCTGAAAATCAGAACAAGGGAGTGAAGACCCGGAAAAATGTACTGAAATACTAAAATGAGAAATGTCATATGATTTAACTTCTTTGTGACATAAACCATATTTAAGACCAAACATACAAAGTTGATGCTGTACACCACTAAGAAGGAGAAAATAGATTTCATGGCTCTGATGTGGGCATCCATGCTGAGGTCCTTCATGGAGTTGGTCTGCATCGTGCGATTGTGTCtccagagggaaaagagaaggaaaacagcagaaaagatgACTGCCATGAATGAAGCAGCATATTCAAAGCCAGcgagaaaaaaagaagggaaaaaatgtttatCCATTTTGATATTTGCTGTCCCAAAGTTTCCTTGTCCTGTGGAATTGCTGTTGCAGTGCGGTGTATCAGCGACATCATAGGCAACAATGCCGACAGCCAAAGCTAAAATCCCTGATCCCAACAAGAGCCAGGGCACCATCCTGtcaatttttaatttcaggTAGATGAAGAACCTGTTCCTGAAAGTGGCAATTTTTATACAATAAAAAACACAAAGAGAGGCTGAAAACCACAAGTTGCAATGATTAAAAAAGGCTTGAAAAAATACAGCTAGTTGAAGTATGGTTTGAACATAAAGGTAATTGGgataaataaaggaaagaaatttatATATCCAGGCAATGCACAAATCCCAAAacctggagcatcccagcagcagcaagatcTTCTCATTAGAGttcaaagttttctttttgaCACAGGCAATGCAAAGCACACAAACGATGAAAGCATTGATCCACATGCCAGCAAATGCCTCCAGGGTGATGATGGCCACAGTTGTGGCCCCGTATGCAGTGACATTGGATTGCTGTCGAGGGTGACAAGCTTCCATGGTGcaagctggggagcagagctgtgctggccaagggggctgtggcagcagagcctgaggcAGGTCAGTGGCTGCTCTTGGTGGAGTGTCAGGGATGGCAACAGGAGTTTTatagagctgctgctgctgctgctgctgggggggattttggtgccgctgctgtgggcacagggcaggtgcaGGGATGTAAATGTGCTGGGTATCCCCTTACCTGGGGCCACTCTTGACTATTTGAATGTTGGTTtgggggggctgtgctgggtgtcaCAAAGAGCGGAGATGTTTCTCTGCGGTGTTTTCATTTTGAGACTGATCCCTGTTTGATCAGTGTCAGGCTTGACGATCTGAGTTCTTCTATTCCTTTGTCACCTACTATgtccaattttatttttgattgcattaattttaaaatgttatttattttgtattttttttacatttatgaTGGGCAGACTATATGCCTTGAGGGAATTTTTGATTTCCTGATAATGCCTGTTCTCTGCTTAAGGCTTTGATGTGagtttcctcttctttttctgaatTAATAGAAAACACTCTgtggggttgttggggtttttttccttgtttgtttgcttgcttgattgcttctttcttctcctctccaTGTCTTTGTGAATAGAAGTTATTTCTATTACAACCTGTATGTAGTTGAACTGTCTGTGCTGGGACTGTGCGGACCACACATGGCTGAATTTtgggctcagctctgcatgGGTAATCTGgccttttgaaaacaaaacaatataaAATCAGTATCTCAAATACCAGATTTTCAATGCATGGAATGTGTGGATTTGTTCTTTAAAACCCAGGGTCTGCTTTTAGTTCAAAGCCATCCCctccagtgtcattggagaagGGGAGAGATTCACCAAGACTTTGTATCTGCCACCCTCTGTGGAGACTGTGAGGTCttgggaaaaggaaatattgtTGTGATTAAGATGTTACTGTGGTTTAAAACGTTGTTTCTCTCATTTCATGAACAGGAGCAAATCTTTTTGAAGGTGATAATATGAAAAATACACACCTGGCACTGAGTATGCAGTAAATTGTCCTTCTTAGCCAGAGCTGGTGAAAGAAATTAACAGTTAGATTCTGTTCTGTTGATGTtggaattatttaattttacatgACCTGCTGTGGATTGTTTAACAATCTTGGACACCTGCCAGACCCTCCATCCGGCCTCTTTTTCACTCTTGCTCTGCAACAGTTCAAGAGGGAaaacagaagatggaaaactcatgggttgagataaagatgGGGAGATCACCCACCAGTTACTGTCATGGAGAAAACAGActcaaatttcaaaatattaatataatttattgcTGATTGAATATAGAGTAGGATGGTGAGGAACAAGCACAAAACTAGAGAACTGTCCTTCCACCCTTCTTCATCACAGCTCAAAATTCACTCTTTCATTCCCAGCTTCTCCACCTCCTCCCCGACATGGTGCAGGGTGACATTGAATAGGCGTTGCAGTCAGTCCATAAAAAGgtttctcttccccttcctcttcACTCTGTCTTCCCTGCTAGAGTGTGGATCCCATCTGAGggctgcagtccttcaggaTCATATGTCTCCAATATGGGCGCTCCTCAGACTGCAAGTTCTTCAAGATACAGCCACCCCACCCAGTGTTACAAGTGATAATATTGCAAAAAACAGAGACACAGCAGAAAGAAATAtaaacccaaacacaaataaaccTGATGCTGAGTACAGTAATTTTTCAATCAGCAATTGCCAAAGCGCTTGAGGAAGATTTGCAGTGCAATTATTGCCCCTTTGTAACCAGCCCACATACCAGATCTAAATGAATTTGTTATTGACAAGAATTGAACTCAAAGAATTACCAAAATGAAGTACTAGCAATAATCTAATTCATACTTATTTGACTCAaagaatttgaaatatttattcttaACTTCAGTGCTAAAGAAAGAACATCTGTATCATCTACACTGCCCAGAGAGTTACCCTAGAGATAAACTGACTTGTGtcttaaaatgaaatatcaaGATTTTGTGTAGGATCAAGCTTTTATTACACTTCCTACTTCATGCAATCCTTGCACTTGACACAGGATATTATTCTTATCAGTGTCTTTTTCAGTTTGGGATTGCTGAAAATCACAATAAGGGAATGAACACCTGGAAAAGCGTACAGAAATATTAAACTAAGAAGTGCcacatatttttcttcctttgttgaAGGAATTAGTGACAGAATCAAAAATATAAAGTTAATACTATACATTATAAAAAAGGAGAGAATAGATTTCATGGCTTTGATGTGGGCATCCATGCTGAGGTCCTTCATGGAGTTTTTCTGCATCTTGCATTTGTGTttccagagagaaaagagaaggagaagggcaGAAGAGATGACTACTGTGAAAGATGTGACAAATCCCAAGCCATAGATAAAATATATCTGGAAAAAATTTTCACCCATTTTGTCACTAACTTTTGAAAAATTTCCTTGCCCAGTGGAATTGTGGTTGATACTGAGCTCTGTAACAGCGATGTCATAGGCAATGATGCCGATAGCCAAGGCGAAAAGCAAAGATGCCAACAAAAGCCAGGGCACAATCCTGTCTGTTTTAACTTTCAGGTAGATGAAGAACCTGTTCCTGCAAGTGGCAATTTTTATACAATAAAAAACACAAAGACAGGCAGAAACCCACAAGTTGGAACAATtagaaaagctttgaaaaagTACAATTAGTTGAAATGTGGGTTGAACAAAAAGGTAATTGGGATAAGTTATTGAAAGGGAGCAATATACCCATGAGAAGCACAAATACCAAAACCTGGAGCATCCTAGCAGCAGCAAGATCTTCTCATTAGAGTTCAGGGTTTTCTTTTGGACCCAGGCAATGCAAAGCACACAAACGAGGAAGGCATTGATCCACATGCCAGGAAATGCCTCCAGGGTGATGATGGCCAAAGCCATGGCCCCGTATGAAGTAACCTTGGGTTGTCGTGAAGGGTGACAAGCTTCCATGGTGTGAGCTGGTgatcagagctgtgctggccaagggggctgtggcagcagagcctgaggcAGGTCAGTGGCTGCTCTTGGTGGAATGTCAGGGATGGCAACAGGAGCTTTatagagctgctgctgctgctgctgctgggggggaTTTTGGTGCCGCTGCTGTGGGCGCAGGGCAGGTGCAGGGATGTAAATGTGCTGGGTATCCCCTTACCCGGGGCCTCTCTTGACTATTTGAATGTTGGTTtgggagggctgtgctgggtgtcaCAAAGAGCAGAGATCTTTTTCTGCGGTGGAGAGTGTTTTGATTTTGAGACTGATCCCTGTTTGATCTGAAAGACAGAGCTTTTCCCTTGCCCCCTGTCATTGAGGTGGCATAGAATAACCCCTgagggctggccctgcccttTCCTGACGGCTGTATCATCTGAACTGACCCCTCTCCTGAACACGTGTATCATCTACCTGGAGatgataaaaaaattaacaaaaaaacatTACCCTGgcaaaaattaaccctgtcctggTCAGAACCAGGATAAAATATTACAATAACAGGATCACACTGTGACTGTGGCTTGGAATCAGCTCAGTGTGAGGAATGTGGTACCTTAAAAAAAAGTAGAGGTGTATATAAATCAGAATCTCCAGTGCTGAGTTTTCAGATCAAGGTAATAGGGACCAGGTGCttgaaagacaggagtctgctttTTGTTCAAATCCATGCCCTCTGGCACTACTGAAGAATGGGAAGGATTCTGCAGGGCATTGTATCTACCAGCTTATGTGCATTTTTTGCATGTCCTTGTGCATCGCAAAATGCATCAGACTGCTGATTTTATGCATATGGAGGGACACACATTTGTATTAAGATCTGAGAGACATGACATACAGACCATATTGCTTCCATCTGAGTTTGGTTTAGGCTAAAATCTTCCCTCTCCATAATGCTTCTTTATTACGGGAAATCCAAGAGGGTTAGCCTTGGTTAGCTAACTGGTTAGGCTATTAGTGGcccagtttcttctgagaaAATCTATTCCATCCATAACTGGCCTTCAATGTGCAGATGGCCATAATTGTTTCAGAATcctgaaagcaaaatgaaatctCTTCAGGGCAGGTATCATGAACTTGTTATGGAAATATAAATTCAAATCCAAAAGCCTCCTAACCCCAGAAGGTGGTTTAGCATGTTATCAAGTGGCTTTAattatttgtttgcttgtttctcGGCAATTGCTGTTTAAGGAGAGTTGGTAGTTGGGTGAGGCAGCCTGCTAGTATGTATGGTCTTTGGAAAAAGTCATACTGCAGTGATTGAGAGGTTGCTCTGGCCTAAATGGTTGTAACTCTCAGTTcagaagcagggaggaagctTTTTGCAGGGGAGATGAGAAATGCACACCTGGCACTGGGTGTCAGGTAAAACAACCCTCTGAGCATGAGCTGGTAAAATAAATGACCAGTTCAGGTTCTGCTCTGTTCATGCTGGTGTGAAGGGAACTTTCCTGTCTCACCACCCAGGAGGCCTCTGACAGTCACGCCCCAGCACCAGAGACTGTCACTGCAGGCACCAAAGCCCCTTCACCGTGGGCAGCTGCCCCACTCTACTACCTGCACACACCACACTCACAGCCAGAACAGGTTTCCTCTCCAGCTTGGCACTGGCTTTCCCATAGTGGAGTCTCAGGCCTCTGCATCTTTCAAGCACTTTAATCATGGCACAGTAGCACAGAAGGAGCTCAAGCTGGGTGCCTCTGAGGAGGTGAGCCAAACAATTGGATCCCTTGGATTTTGTGTCCTTCCTGTCTGTGCACATGGTGACTGGGGTGTCTTGAGTGTCCTGTCAGCTGGCTGGTGCCACAGGTCCCTGTGCCCTTTGCTGTGCAAGGCCTGGCACCATGCTTGGGACTCCCAGCACTTccccacagcctgcagctccctcccattgcagctgctccctgagctgtctgcaCTGAATGTGTTCCTCCCCACTGGAACTATTTCGCATTTCACTCTCATGGGGAGTTGTCCTTGGGCAGCTCTCAGAGCCCCACTCAGTCACTCCTTGACTCTCACTCTGGAAGAGGACAGGGCTGGCAAATAGGGTGGAACTGCTCATGAGTCAAGACAAAGACAGGGGAATCACTCCGCAATTATTCTCACAGACAAAACAGACTTGAGGCAGAGAAAATCAGTTTAATTTATTGCCTATTGAAAACAGAGTAGGATGATGTAGAACATGCACACAACTAGAATATTTTATCTTCACCACCCAGTAATCTTATGTTGTTGTTATCtcattgtatttcatatttctagagtcccatactcttgttatgatattcttaaagcccataccttctagctggttttctaccatgcagctcctctctgctatGCAGTTCCTCATGGCTTCACAAGGGCTCCTCCTGAGCTTTcgacccacccccttttatcccagttatctttgcagccacagctgctgcccaactaaggacttcacagctgtggctcatttGGAATAACTAGGACGCACTTATCCAACACATAGATTTTGTAGTGACTCTCACTACAATCTTAGGCTTGATTTAACTCATTCAGACATTCTCTAGCATCTCCTCTCCTCAGGAGCACAGGAGGACAGGGAATGTTGTTGTCAGTTCATAAAACGTTGTCTCcttcatttttctcctgctccagcatggctgCCTCCCATGGCCTGCAGTCCTTCAGGACTTCTGTTTTCCCACAGGAGCTACAATGGTCGCTGATGAGATGAGTAGTATCCGGTGTTGGGACCATTGGAGTGCCTGGAATTGGCTTTTCCCAGCATGGGACAACCTTGACCTCAACTGGTTGAGACCCCACAggcccccagctgcagctcctggcccaggCACCCTGTACATCTGCCTGTGGGTCACTGTGAGatgaagctgtggctgcattCCACGCTGCACCTTGCACAAAACCCAACATCCTGGGGCTGTAAGTGAGCCAGAGTGCAGTGGGAAAAGCCAAGCTCATCTCCAGGtcagccaggccaggagagCAGTGCCACAGAGCAGGCAATCCTGTCCTTGCAGGCAGTGGGGCACAGAGGACACgcagggctgcagtgggcagggggctctgcagcccctgagctccccGGGGCCATTCCTGCCTCGCTCTTTGTGGCTCAGTGACCTCCTCTGGGGAGTGACAGGGCTCAGCGTGTTCACACTGAGCTATCAGCCACTGCCAGGCACTCATACAGCCCATAATAtgtgccacagcacagggccTCAGCAGAAGGAAAGGTAAACCAAAATTGAGATTAAGCTGTTGTTTCATTCAGTCAATTCAATGAGTGAAAATCATAATTTTTGAGGCAGGTTTGCAGCATGATTATTGTCCTTTTGCATCCACCAACTGTACACAGTCTAAATGACTTTGCTACGTAAAATAATTTGATTCCAAGAGCTGTTTTAATTAAATGCAAATAGAAATTCATTTGTGTCCTACTCATATTAGTTTAAACAGTTTGAATTGTATATTCTTAACATCTATGCTGAACTTCTCTACAATCTATTCTGCCTGGGATTTGCAATGAACATTAATTCaaattgttttctctgaagATATTTTGCATGAGCTCCAGCATTTGTTACAGTTTCTCCCTCATGCAAAGCTTGCACTTCACACAAGAGAGAATCCTAAGAAGTGTCTTTTCCAGCTTGGGATTGCTGAGAATGAGAAAAAGGGAATGAACACCTGGAAAAGCATATTGAATTAATTGAGCAAGAACTAGCACGTGACTTTGGTACGCCATTGAATAAACTAGAGTCAAGATCAAAAACATAAAGTTTATGCTGTACATTATGAAGAAGGAGAGGACAGATTTCATGGCTCTGATGTGGGCATCCATGCTGAGGCTGTTCATGGAGTTTGTCTGCATCTTGCACTTGTGTctccagagagaaaagagaaggaaaacagcagaaataatgaCTACCGTGAAGGAAGTGGTGAATAAAAAACcaatgagaaaataaagaggGAATAAAAGTTCCTCTCTTCCAATATCTGCTTTCCAAAGTGTTTCTTGTCTGGTGAAATTGAGGTTTCTACAGACAGCTCTATCAATAGTGTTGTAGACAAAAATTCCAGTAATCAGGGAGAACATCACTGACCCCAACAGAAGCCATGGCACCATCCTGTCAATTTTTACTTTCAGGTAGCTGAAGAACCTGTTCCTGAAATTGGCAATTTTTATACAATAGAAACCACAAAGACAGGCAGAAACCCACAAGTTGGAACAATTAAAAAAGCTGTAAGAACCTTGAAGTAGTTGAAATATGGGATGGAC
This window encodes:
- the LOC131081680 gene encoding taste receptor type 2 member 40-like, which encodes MEACHPRQQSNVTAYGATTVAIITLEAFAGMWINAFIVCVLCIACVKKKTLNSNEKILLLLGCSRFWDLCIAWIYKFLSFIYPNYLYVQTILQLAVFFQAFFNHCNLWFSASLCVFYCIKIATFRNRFFIYLKLKIDRMVPWLLLGSGILALAVGIVAYDVADTPHCNSNSTGQGNFGTANIKMDKHFFPSFFLAGFEYAASFMAVIFSAVFLLFSLWRHNRTMQTNSMKDLSMDAHIRAMKSIFSFLVVYSINFVCLVLNMVYVTKKLNHMTFLILVFQYIFPGLHSLVLIFSNPKLEKALLKILPLERSVKCKVCMS
- the LOC131081663 gene encoding taste receptor type 2 member 13-like; amino-acid sequence: MEACHPSRQPKVTSYGAMALAIITLEAFPGMWINAFLVCVLCIAWVQKKTLNSNEKILLLLGCSRFWYLCFSWVYCSLSITYPNYLFVQPTFQLIVLFQSFSNCSNLWVSACLCVFYCIKIATCRNRFFIYLKVKTDRIVPWLLLASLLFALAIGIIAYDIAVTELSINHNSTGQGNFSKVSDKMGENFFQIYFIYGLGFVTSFTVVISSALLLLFSLWKHKCKMQKNSMKDLSMDAHIKAMKSILSFFIMYSINFIFLILSLIPSTKEEKYVALLSLIFLYAFPGVHSLIVIFSNPKLKKTLIRIISCVKCKDCMK